In Treponema primitia ZAS-2, a genomic segment contains:
- a CDS encoding DUF503 domain-containing protein, producing MIVSMIQMIFQIPDVDSIKAKRQIVRSVKDKLQHRFHMSAAEVDLQDSLSFAQIGGALVSNSKVFGESVLHKAFEMIENEVPVRIQDVSIHSEEF from the coding sequence ATGATTGTTTCCATGATACAGATGATTTTTCAAATTCCCGATGTGGATAGTATTAAAGCGAAGCGGCAGATCGTCCGTTCCGTAAAGGATAAGCTCCAGCACCGTTTCCACATGAGCGCCGCTGAGGTGGATCTTCAGGATTCCCTGTCCTTTGCCCAGATTGGGGGGGCCCTGGTGTCCAATTCCAAGGTCTTTGGAGAATCGGTGCTGCACAAGGCTTTTGAAATGATAGAAAATGAGGTGCCTGTCCGTATACAGGATGTGAGCATCCATTCGGAAGAATTTTAG